A genomic segment from Gracilimonas sediminicola encodes:
- the nosZ gene encoding Sec-dependent nitrous-oxide reductase: MKNTKHSHRFWMLPAVALLSVMLFGCNGNGNFSSNTDAAQKVYVAPGELDEFYGFMSGGYNGQLGVYGIPSGRHIFTVPVFSQAAVNGYGYSEETKAMLNTTHGFVPWGDAHHPELSQTNGETDGRWIFINENNTPRVARIGLDEFKTQEIIEIPNSAGNHASAFVTPNTEYVSAATRFSIPIDADMSNMDVSIDSYKDTFKGTLSFIKVSEEGKMNIDFQILMPGFDYDLSHAGKGPSDGWAFFTSYNSEQAHTLLEINASKNDKDFIAAINWRKAAEYAKEGKGKMMPGKHVRNYIDHEEGGIAKSETINEVRVLDPRELDGIVYFLPTPKSPHGVDVDPSGQYIIAGGKLSTVIPVHSFAKMIDAIDSEDYEGEVMGIPVLKYDSILHGEVQDPGLGPLHTEFDGKGYAYTTAFISSEVVKWEIESTQVVDRIDTYYSPGHLMIPGGDSQKPDGKYLVALNKITKDRYLPTGPEMFHSAQLIDISGDKMQLLLDFPTEGEPHYAQGIAAEKVMKRQKRFYKLEDNTHPYRATTEAQTRVERDGDEVHVYMTTIRSHFSPDNIEGIKVGDKVYFHVTNLEQDWDVPHGFAIIGANNSELLIMPGETLTLTWEPKKVGVFPFYCTDFCSALHQEMQGYVRVSPENSDIDFKYGTGK; encoded by the coding sequence ATGAAAAATACAAAGCACAGTCATCGGTTCTGGATGCTACCTGCTGTTGCACTGTTAAGCGTTATGCTTTTCGGGTGTAATGGCAACGGAAATTTTAGTTCCAATACGGATGCCGCACAAAAAGTATATGTAGCTCCCGGCGAGCTCGATGAATTCTACGGATTTATGTCTGGAGGATATAACGGGCAGCTTGGAGTGTATGGAATTCCTTCGGGACGTCACATTTTTACCGTACCGGTATTTTCACAAGCAGCCGTTAACGGTTATGGCTACAGTGAAGAAACCAAGGCCATGTTAAATACTACGCATGGGTTTGTACCCTGGGGAGATGCTCACCACCCGGAACTTTCTCAAACCAATGGAGAAACGGACGGACGATGGATTTTCATAAACGAAAATAATACCCCGCGTGTAGCACGTATTGGGCTTGATGAGTTCAAAACACAGGAGATCATTGAGATTCCAAACTCGGCCGGTAACCATGCCTCTGCTTTCGTAACTCCGAATACAGAGTATGTATCAGCCGCTACCCGATTCAGTATCCCCATAGATGCGGATATGAGCAATATGGATGTCTCTATCGACTCGTATAAAGATACCTTCAAAGGAACGCTCTCATTTATCAAAGTTTCTGAAGAAGGTAAAATGAACATTGACTTCCAGATTCTGATGCCCGGTTTTGACTATGATCTATCCCATGCAGGGAAAGGTCCTTCTGATGGATGGGCTTTCTTTACCAGCTACAACAGTGAGCAGGCACATACCTTGTTAGAAATTAACGCTTCTAAAAATGACAAGGATTTCATTGCCGCCATCAACTGGAGAAAAGCGGCTGAGTATGCAAAAGAAGGAAAAGGGAAAATGATGCCCGGTAAGCACGTGCGCAACTATATTGATCACGAAGAAGGCGGCATTGCAAAATCTGAAACCATTAACGAAGTACGTGTCTTAGATCCTCGCGAGCTTGATGGTATTGTTTACTTCCTGCCTACACCAAAATCTCCACACGGTGTTGATGTGGATCCATCCGGGCAGTATATCATTGCCGGTGGTAAGCTTTCAACAGTAATCCCGGTTCACTCTTTCGCAAAAATGATTGACGCTATTGATAGCGAAGATTATGAAGGAGAAGTAATGGGAATTCCTGTATTGAAGTACGATTCCATTCTTCATGGGGAAGTTCAGGATCCCGGTTTAGGGCCTCTGCACACTGAATTTGATGGTAAAGGGTATGCCTACACCACCGCATTCATTTCTTCCGAAGTTGTGAAGTGGGAAATTGAAAGTACTCAGGTAGTTGATCGTATCGATACCTACTACTCGCCGGGTCACTTAATGATTCCGGGTGGCGACAGCCAGAAACCGGATGGTAAGTATCTGGTGGCACTGAACAAGATCACTAAGGATCGCTATTTGCCTACAGGACCGGAAATGTTCCACTCAGCTCAGCTGATTGATATCTCCGGCGATAAGATGCAGCTTCTGCTCGACTTCCCAACCGAAGGAGAGCCACACTATGCCCAGGGTATAGCTGCTGAAAAAGTGATGAAGAGACAGAAACGTTTCTACAAGTTGGAAGATAATACACACCCATACCGTGCAACCACAGAAGCACAGACCCGTGTTGAGCGAGATGGAGATGAAGTGCATGTGTATATGACTACTATCCGAAGCCACTTTAGCCCTGACAACATTGAAGGAATTAAAGTGGGTGATAAAGTCTATTTCCACGTAACCAACCTGGAACAAGACTGGGATGTGCCGCATGGTTTCGCAATTATAGGAGCAAATAATTCTGAATTGCTGATTATGCCGGGTGAAACACTGACCCTAACCTGGGAACCTAAAAAAGTAGGTGTATTCCCATTCTACTGTACAGATTTCTGTTCAGCACTCCACCAGGAGATGCAAGGATACGTACGAGTATCACCAGAAAATTCTGACATTGATTTCAAATACGGAACTGGTAAATAA
- a CDS encoding OsmC family protein — protein sequence MMADKHLYDVDLKWEHDRIGTLSSDKLDDNIEVATPPEFPGGIEGTWSPEHLFVASISSCFMTTFAAIAEYSKLDYESLDVPSTGVLAKVDGKYAIKEVYLKPRLVITDEKAKDKAYRILEKAEEACLISRSVKTEIILEPKVTIAVLN from the coding sequence ATGATGGCTGACAAGCACCTGTATGACGTGGACCTGAAATGGGAACATGACCGCATTGGAACATTGAGTTCCGATAAACTCGACGACAATATTGAAGTGGCCACTCCACCAGAATTTCCCGGAGGGATTGAAGGAACCTGGTCTCCGGAGCATCTCTTCGTCGCCTCTATAAGCAGTTGTTTTATGACTACTTTTGCTGCGATCGCAGAATATTCTAAACTCGACTATGAATCACTGGATGTACCATCAACCGGTGTGCTTGCAAAGGTAGATGGCAAATATGCAATCAAAGAGGTTTATTTGAAGCCCAGGCTTGTAATTACCGATGAAAAAGCCAAAGACAAAGCTTACCGGATTCTGGAAAAAGCCGAAGAAGCGTGTCTTATTTCCAGGTCTGTAAAAACCGAAATCATACTGGAACCAAAGGTGACAATAGCCGTGTTGAATTAA
- a CDS encoding c-type cytochrome, with product MNMSRIIAVMSLLIALIMSGCGGDGNKQPEAKKKNESGLSAFELEHGIGPVSETISLGSEVDMELAQKGKEIFELKCSACHKVNERYIGPAVGDVLEQRSPTYVMNMILNPDGMTKNHPEAKKLLQEYMSPMPNQGLSQEEARAIVEFFASDLE from the coding sequence ATGAATATGTCCAGAATTATAGCGGTTATGAGCTTGCTGATTGCTCTAATAATGAGTGGTTGTGGCGGTGATGGAAATAAACAACCGGAAGCTAAGAAAAAGAATGAAAGCGGCCTTTCTGCTTTCGAACTTGAGCATGGGATAGGTCCGGTTAGCGAGACCATATCTTTAGGAAGTGAAGTGGATATGGAGCTTGCTCAAAAAGGAAAAGAAATTTTTGAGTTAAAGTGCTCTGCCTGCCATAAAGTTAATGAACGATATATCGGGCCTGCTGTAGGAGATGTACTCGAACAACGCTCACCAACCTATGTGATGAATATGATCCTGAATCCTGACGGTATGACCAAAAATCATCCGGAAGCAAAAAAATTACTTCAGGAATATATGAGCCCAATGCCTAATCAGGGACTCTCTCAGGAAGAGGCGCGAGCCATTGTGGAGTTCTTTGCTTCAGATTTAGAATAA
- the trxA gene encoding thioredoxin, giving the protein MESNDTKKKSFSEIIKGETPVLVDFYADWCAPCKMMPPILKQLKSEMGDRLNIIKIDTERNPDVAIRYQVRGIPNLILFRKGEVLWQQAGVVQMPQLKQLIEQKLEQS; this is encoded by the coding sequence ATGGAAAGCAACGACACAAAAAAGAAATCATTCTCCGAAATCATAAAAGGTGAAACACCCGTTTTGGTTGATTTTTATGCCGATTGGTGTGCTCCCTGTAAAATGATGCCCCCTATTTTAAAACAACTGAAATCTGAAATGGGAGATCGGTTAAACATTATCAAAATTGATACTGAACGGAATCCTGACGTAGCTATTCGATATCAGGTTAGAGGCATCCCAAATCTTATTCTTTTTCGAAAAGGAGAAGTGCTTTGGCAACAAGCGGGAGTAGTGCAAATGCCACAGCTAAAACAACTTATTGAACAAAAATTGGAGCAATCATGA